A genomic window from Pseudocitrobacter corydidari includes:
- a CDS encoding DUF1883 domain-containing protein, translated as MAMVKASLTLFGGDTVVVRCSERCHIHLMSAKSSNSDILSVQNRESAYLTVPYSGTWNVLIDSHSQSLEHSISYVAA; from the coding sequence ATGGCGATGGTTAAGGCAAGTTTGACGTTATTTGGTGGGGATACGGTCGTGGTACGTTGCTCAGAGCGCTGCCATATTCATTTAATGAGCGCCAAAAGCAGCAACAGCGATATTCTGAGCGTACAAAACAGAGAGAGCGCCTATCTTACGGTGCCTTACAGCGGTACCTGGAATGTGTTAATTGACAGCCACAGCCAGTCGCTTGAACACTCAATCAGCTATGTTGCAGCCTGA
- a CDS encoding DsrE/DsrF/TusD sulfur relay family protein — protein sequence MQHIVIVANGAAYGSESLFNSLRLAIALREQQGDLDLKLFLMSDAVTAGLRGQKPAEGYNIQQMLEILTAQNVPVKLCKTCTDGRGITALPLIDGVEIGTLVELAQWTLAADKVLTF from the coding sequence ATGCAACATATTGTGATCGTCGCTAACGGTGCTGCCTACGGCAGTGAATCCCTGTTCAACAGCCTGCGTCTGGCCATTGCCCTGCGCGAGCAACAGGGTGACCTCGACCTGAAACTTTTTTTGATGTCTGATGCGGTCACCGCCGGGTTACGCGGGCAAAAACCTGCGGAAGGTTACAATATTCAGCAAATGCTGGAGATCCTCACCGCGCAAAACGTCCCCGTAAAACTGTGCAAAACCTGCACCGATGGCCGTGGCATCACCGCGCTGCCGCTGATTGATGGAGTGGAAATTGGCACACTGGTCGAACTGGCCCAATGGACACTGGCCGCTGATAAAGTGCTGACTTTTTAA
- the nasR gene encoding nitrate regulatory protein NasR (NasR is a transcription antiterminator and transcriptional regulator for the nasFEDCBA operon), protein MINRADTTPGAIEWFRYARQVQKGKLQQLAQQGQLVSQLSHLVHMLQCERGASNIWLCSGGRLYEPERRASAALVDERAREFLRLLDPQAVPAASGLCQRIASAVWSLEQLPDLRHAIHAQRVDASTATARYSRLIRHLLNIIPQLNDTIDNPALVGRLVALYSFMQGKELVGQERALGALGFTLGQFSDDLRQQLVDRIDGQQPCFEGFLSLASQTLRTLFNEHGQAGIAIEQLRRIACTRQPAPDGGEAALRWFSLQTQRLEQLRSLEESLISDLIAEVVELLRDDDAQAQHAAPFDDPASDNLLFTLDRQLLPLVRQQARELEQLTGQLASLKEMLEERKVIDKAKSVLMAHQQMNEEQAWHCLRKMAMDKNQRMVEVARALLTVSALWQRDLSA, encoded by the coding sequence ATGATCAATCGTGCTGACACGACACCCGGCGCAATCGAGTGGTTTCGTTATGCGCGCCAGGTTCAGAAAGGTAAGCTTCAACAGCTGGCGCAGCAGGGCCAGCTGGTAAGCCAGTTGAGCCATCTGGTACACATGTTACAGTGCGAACGCGGCGCATCCAACATCTGGTTATGTTCGGGGGGACGTTTATATGAACCTGAACGCCGTGCCAGTGCGGCGCTGGTTGATGAGCGGGCGCGCGAATTCCTGCGGCTGCTTGACCCGCAGGCGGTACCTGCAGCATCCGGGCTGTGTCAGCGCATCGCCAGTGCCGTCTGGTCTCTGGAGCAGTTGCCCGATTTGCGCCATGCTATTCATGCCCAACGTGTGGATGCCAGTACCGCTACCGCCCGCTATAGCCGGTTGATACGCCATCTGCTGAATATTATTCCCCAACTTAACGACACCATTGATAACCCCGCACTGGTCGGGCGACTTGTCGCGCTTTACAGCTTTATGCAGGGGAAGGAGTTGGTGGGGCAGGAACGTGCGCTGGGGGCGCTGGGCTTTACGCTCGGGCAGTTTAGCGACGATCTTCGCCAGCAGTTGGTAGACAGAATTGATGGCCAACAGCCCTGTTTTGAAGGCTTTTTAAGCCTGGCAAGCCAGACATTAAGAACGTTGTTCAATGAACACGGGCAGGCGGGAATCGCTATTGAACAGTTGCGTCGCATTGCCTGCACGCGCCAGCCTGCGCCCGACGGCGGCGAGGCGGCGCTGCGCTGGTTTAGCCTGCAAACTCAGCGTCTGGAGCAACTGCGAAGCCTCGAGGAATCGCTGATAAGCGATTTGATTGCAGAGGTCGTGGAACTGCTGCGCGACGATGATGCGCAGGCCCAACACGCCGCCCCGTTTGACGATCCTGCCAGCGATAACCTGTTGTTTACCCTCGACAGGCAACTGCTACCGTTGGTACGCCAGCAGGCGCGAGAGCTGGAGCAGCTCACCGGACAACTGGCGTCGCTTAAAGAGATGCTTGAAGAGCGCAAAGTGATCGATAAAGCGAAAAGTGTGTTGATGGCGCATCAGCAAATGAATGAGGAGCAGGCATGGCACTGTCTGCGCAAAATGGCGATGGATAAAAACCAGCGCATGGTGGAAGTGGCACGCGCGCTGTTAACGGTTAGTGCACTCTGGCAGCGCGATCTTTCTGCCTGA
- a CDS encoding CmpA/NrtA family ABC transporter substrate-binding protein, which translates to MGDAFSLSRRRLLQAGAALGGAMLLPGLMHSAWAAGSDKPELEAVRVGFIPLTDCAPLAIASLKGFDKKYGITLVPSKEASWAAVRDKLVNGELDAAHILYGLLYGLELGIASKPQAMANLMTLNRNGQAITLSAELQEKGVTDLPALKKLIGQSAPGAYTFAHTFPTGTHAMWLYYWLASGGIHPFDDVRTVVVPPPQMVMNMRIGNMVGFCVGEPWNARAINDRIGFTAATTQDIWPEHPEKVLGTRREWVEQNPNTSRALVAALIDAARWIEASAENKRETAQILSRRGWLNTKEQYLTGRMLGEYDNGIGRRWQDAHPMRFYAEGEVTFPWISDGMWFLTQFRRWGLLKTEPDYRAIAQRINRTDIWKDAAQAVGGITPPSSLLRSSTLMDGTVWNGSDPEGYARSFAIQRRGA; encoded by the coding sequence ATGGGCGATGCATTTTCACTCTCTCGTCGGCGATTATTGCAGGCCGGGGCGGCATTGGGGGGCGCGATGTTGCTGCCGGGTTTGATGCATTCGGCGTGGGCGGCGGGTTCGGACAAGCCCGAGCTGGAGGCGGTAAGAGTGGGGTTTATCCCGCTCACCGATTGCGCACCGCTGGCAATCGCCTCGCTGAAAGGCTTTGACAAAAAGTACGGCATTACGCTGGTTCCCAGCAAAGAGGCGAGCTGGGCGGCGGTACGCGACAAACTGGTCAATGGCGAACTCGATGCGGCGCATATTCTCTATGGTCTGCTTTACGGGCTGGAACTGGGTATCGCCAGTAAGCCGCAGGCGATGGCAAACCTGATGACACTCAACCGCAACGGGCAGGCCATTACGCTTTCTGCTGAGTTGCAGGAGAAAGGGGTGACTGATCTTCCTGCGCTGAAAAAGCTGATAGGTCAGAGTGCGCCGGGCGCATATACCTTCGCCCACACCTTCCCGACCGGCACTCACGCCATGTGGCTCTATTACTGGCTGGCGAGCGGCGGTATTCATCCCTTTGACGATGTGCGCACCGTAGTGGTTCCACCGCCGCAGATGGTGATGAACATGCGTATTGGCAACATGGTGGGCTTTTGTGTCGGCGAGCCGTGGAATGCGCGGGCGATTAACGACCGTATCGGCTTCACGGCGGCCACCACGCAGGATATCTGGCCGGAGCACCCGGAGAAAGTGCTCGGCACACGTCGCGAGTGGGTGGAGCAAAACCCTAACACCAGTCGCGCGCTGGTCGCGGCGCTCATTGACGCCGCCCGCTGGATTGAAGCGTCAGCGGAAAACAAACGTGAAACCGCGCAGATCCTCTCGCGTCGCGGCTGGCTGAACACCAAAGAGCAGTACCTCACAGGCCGTATGCTGGGTGAATACGACAACGGCATTGGCCGTCGCTGGCAGGATGCGCATCCGATGCGTTTTTACGCTGAGGGCGAGGTGACCTTCCCGTGGATCTCAGACGGGATGTGGTTCTTAACCCAGTTTCGCCGCTGGGGACTCCTCAAAACGGAGCCCGATTATCGGGCCATCGCGCAACGCATTAACCGTACGGATATCTGGAAAGACGCGGCACAGGCGGTCGGCGGCATTACGCCGCCTTCCAGCCTGTTACGCAGCAGCACACTGATGGACGGTACGGTGTGGAACGGTAGCGACCCGGAAGGGTATGCCCGCAGCTTTGCCATTCAACGTAGAGGAGCCTGA
- the ntrB gene encoding nitrate ABC transporter permease has product MKQTQNVKPAAAPAAVPGEVITLPPVQVRRRAPAAGRVLRNIAERTIPAVLGLGLLVLAWQLAAINSKGFPTPLSTLDSALTLFADPFYNNGPNDVGVGWNVLASLQRVAVGFGLAALVGIPLGFLIGRFVFFSRMFSPLIALLRPVSPLAWLPIGLLLFQKAEPASSWTIFICSIWPMVINTAEGVRRIPQDYLNVARVLQLSEWTVMRKILFPAVLPAVLTGVRLSIGIAWLVIVAAEMLTGGLGIGFWIWNEWNNLNVENILIAIVIIGVVGLVLEQGLMLIARRFSWQDK; this is encoded by the coding sequence ATGAAACAGACGCAAAATGTCAAACCGGCTGCCGCACCAGCGGCTGTTCCGGGCGAGGTGATTACGCTGCCGCCGGTGCAGGTGCGCCGACGCGCGCCTGCTGCGGGGCGCGTGCTGCGTAATATCGCCGAACGTACCATTCCTGCGGTGTTGGGGCTGGGATTGTTGGTGCTGGCCTGGCAACTCGCCGCCATTAACAGCAAAGGTTTCCCGACGCCGCTCAGCACGCTGGATTCCGCCCTGACGCTGTTTGCTGACCCGTTCTATAACAATGGGCCAAACGATGTGGGCGTGGGCTGGAATGTGCTGGCCTCTCTTCAGCGCGTGGCGGTGGGATTTGGCCTCGCCGCGCTGGTGGGTATTCCCCTTGGCTTCTTGATCGGGCGCTTTGTCTTTTTCTCCCGCATGTTTTCGCCGCTGATTGCGCTGCTGCGTCCGGTAAGTCCGCTTGCCTGGCTGCCGATTGGCCTCCTTCTGTTCCAGAAAGCGGAGCCTGCGTCCAGCTGGACCATTTTTATCTGCTCGATCTGGCCGATGGTTATCAATACCGCGGAAGGCGTGCGCCGTATTCCACAGGACTACCTCAACGTCGCGCGCGTGTTACAGCTCTCAGAATGGACGGTAATGCGCAAGATCCTTTTCCCGGCGGTGCTGCCAGCGGTACTAACCGGCGTGCGTCTCTCAATCGGCATTGCCTGGCTGGTGATCGTTGCCGCCGAAATGCTCACCGGCGGGCTGGGGATCGGTTTCTGGATCTGGAATGAGTGGAACAACCTCAACGTCGAAAACATTCTCATTGCCATCGTCATTATTGGCGTGGTCGGGCTGGTGCTGGAGCAGGGGCTGATGCTGATCGCCCGCCGTTTCAGCTGGCAGGATAAATAA
- a CDS encoding ABC transporter ATP-binding protein — protein MKPLIQVQAVSQRFHTASGEFLALQNVSFDIHEGETISLIGHSGCGKSTLLNLIAGITLPTEGGLICDNREIAGPGPERAVVFQNHSLLPWLTCFDNVALAVDHVFQKSMSKAERRDWIVHNLERVQMGHALHKRPGEISGGMKQRVGIARALAMKPKVLLMDEPFGALDALTRAHLQDSVMQIQQALNTTIVLITHDVDEAVLLSDRVLMMTNGPAATVGEILDVNLARPRNRVQLADDSRYHHLRQQILHFLYEKQPKAA, from the coding sequence ATGAAACCCTTAATTCAGGTTCAGGCTGTCAGCCAACGATTCCATACCGCCAGCGGGGAATTTCTGGCGCTGCAAAACGTGTCATTCGATATCCACGAAGGTGAAACGATAAGCCTTATCGGCCACTCCGGCTGCGGTAAATCGACGCTGCTTAATCTGATTGCCGGAATAACGCTTCCGACTGAAGGCGGCCTGATTTGCGATAACCGAGAAATTGCGGGCCCGGGCCCGGAGCGTGCCGTCGTTTTCCAGAACCACTCACTGCTGCCGTGGTTAACCTGCTTCGACAACGTGGCGCTGGCGGTGGATCACGTGTTCCAGAAAAGCATGAGCAAAGCCGAACGCCGCGACTGGATCGTTCACAACCTTGAGCGGGTGCAGATGGGCCATGCGCTGCATAAACGTCCTGGGGAAATATCGGGCGGGATGAAGCAGCGCGTCGGCATTGCCCGCGCGCTGGCGATGAAGCCGAAAGTGCTGTTGATGGATGAGCCGTTTGGTGCGCTGGACGCGCTGACCCGCGCACATCTTCAGGACTCGGTAATGCAGATTCAGCAGGCGCTGAATACCACGATTGTGCTGATAACCCATGACGTCGATGAAGCGGTACTGCTTTCTGACCGGGTGTTGATGATGACGAATGGCCCGGCGGCGACGGTCGGTGAAATTCTCGACGTTAACCTTGCGCGCCCGCGCAACCGCGTACAGCTGGCAGATGACAGTCGGTATCACCACCTGCGCCAGCAAATATTGCATTTCCTTTACGAAAAACAGCCTAAAGCGGCGTAA
- the nirB gene encoding nitrite reductase large subunit NirB, with product MRKLVMIGNGMAATRLAERLVKVAPGAFAITIIGDEPCQAYNRIQLSPVLSGEKAFSQTLLQSPAWYAKHNIHVRQGETAQQVCTQTQRVVTTHGELPWDELVFTCGSLPFMPPVPGIALPHVHTFRTLADVQAMLATPGDTVVIGGGVLGVEAAAALALRGDNVTLLHRGDKLMEQQLDSQASKLLVQNLQARGIRCELNANVRAIREPFVELNDGRCLSAVRVVMATGVRPNIALAQRSGLHCQRGIVVNRQLATAVPGVSAIGECCEIDGQTWGLVAPCLQQAEVLSARLAGSPQADFHWQDNGTRLKVTGIDLFSAGPVEPAENDDVWSSFDPQSGHYRRLLLRDGRLRGVLLMGDCTAAATLTDLIQSPQPAQPGWIFDQFTAQPTAEGRQIMIKPTLAVVGHGMVGHHFLQQCVQQNLHQRYQIVVFGAERYAAYDRVHLSEYFSGRDAASLSLVDDDFFAVNGIELRLSQAVTAIDPQTHLISDAQGHELHWDKLVLATGSWPFVPPIPGNDLPGCFVYRTLDDLDAIAACAKTATRGVVIGGGLLGLEAANALRQLGLETHVVEFAPNLMAVQLDNGGAAMLREKISELGVGVHTSKTTTAIEATQQGLTLRFADGETLLTDMVVFSAGIRPQDTLARSANLSVGERGGIIVDNRCRTSDADIFAIGECALWENKIFGLVAPGYQMARTVAAALAGTELPFTGADMSTKLKLLGVDVASFGDAQGRTAGCQSYQWVDGPAQVYKKIVVSADGKTLLGGVLVGDASDYPTLLQMMLNAIALPPQPASLILPAQEGSAPKALGVAALPDSAQICSCHNVSKGDICHAVVAGATEMGAIKSCTKAATGCGGCSALVKQVMEFQLAQQGVEVKKDVCEHFAYSRQEIYHLVRVNRIHTFEQLITRYGHGDGCEICKPLVASVLASCWNDYLLKPAHLPLQDTNDRYFANIQKDGTYSIVPRMAAGEVTPDGLIAIGEVAKRYQLYSKITGGQRIDLFGARLEQLPAIWRELIDAGFETGHAYGKSLRTVKSCVGSTWCRYGVQDSTALAVMLEHRYKGLRAPHKIKMAVSGCTRECAEAQGKDVGVIATEKGWNLYLCGNGGMKPRHADLFASDLDDATLLRTIDRFLMFYIRTADRLQRTSTWMDNLEGGIDYLREVILNDSLGIADELEREMARVIDSYQCEWRTTLNDPQRLALFRSYVNSEMPDEAVQRHDVRGQLQPVEMPVMPTLNVSTKPWQAICALTAIPAQAGIGARLGEMQIALFRFGENVYALDNLEPGSQANVLSRGLLGDAAGEPIVISPLYKRRIRLRDGRQCDSGEAVVRAWPVKVENGTVWVSNQPLLLRAEAS from the coding sequence ATGCGAAAACTGGTGATGATTGGCAACGGTATGGCGGCAACCCGTCTGGCTGAGCGGCTGGTGAAGGTCGCGCCAGGGGCGTTTGCCATCACCATAATCGGTGATGAACCCTGTCAGGCCTATAACCGCATCCAGCTTTCACCCGTGCTGAGCGGCGAAAAAGCCTTCAGCCAGACGCTGCTGCAATCGCCTGCCTGGTATGCAAAGCACAATATTCACGTGCGGCAGGGCGAGACGGCGCAGCAGGTCTGCACGCAAACGCAGCGTGTTGTTACCACTCATGGCGAGTTGCCGTGGGATGAGCTGGTTTTTACCTGTGGTTCGCTGCCGTTTATGCCGCCGGTTCCCGGCATTGCGTTGCCGCATGTCCACACCTTTCGCACGCTGGCGGATGTGCAGGCCATGCTGGCGACGCCCGGAGATACCGTGGTCATCGGCGGCGGTGTGCTGGGGGTAGAAGCGGCGGCGGCACTGGCGCTGAGAGGTGACAATGTCACGTTACTGCATCGTGGTGACAAATTAATGGAGCAACAGCTCGACAGTCAGGCGAGCAAGTTACTGGTGCAAAACCTGCAAGCGCGAGGGATCCGTTGCGAGCTCAACGCGAACGTGCGCGCGATTCGCGAGCCGTTTGTTGAACTTAATGATGGCCGCTGTCTGTCCGCTGTGCGCGTCGTGATGGCAACGGGCGTGCGTCCCAATATTGCTCTGGCGCAACGAAGCGGGCTCCATTGCCAGCGTGGGATTGTGGTCAATCGCCAACTGGCAACGGCGGTGCCGGGCGTGAGCGCTATCGGTGAATGTTGCGAAATCGACGGGCAAACCTGGGGATTAGTCGCACCTTGTTTGCAGCAGGCCGAGGTGCTCAGTGCGCGTCTGGCGGGCTCGCCGCAGGCGGATTTTCACTGGCAGGATAACGGCACTCGCCTGAAAGTGACCGGTATCGATCTCTTTAGCGCCGGCCCGGTAGAGCCAGCTGAAAATGACGATGTCTGGTCTTCATTCGACCCACAAAGCGGCCATTATCGCCGCCTGCTGCTGCGCGATGGCAGACTTCGCGGCGTATTGCTGATGGGCGATTGCACCGCTGCCGCCACGTTAACCGATCTTATCCAATCTCCCCAACCCGCACAGCCGGGCTGGATCTTCGACCAATTCACAGCGCAGCCAACGGCTGAAGGAAGACAAATAATGATCAAACCAACGCTTGCGGTAGTAGGGCACGGCATGGTCGGCCACCATTTTCTGCAACAATGTGTGCAGCAAAATCTTCATCAGCGCTATCAGATTGTGGTTTTCGGCGCTGAGCGTTATGCCGCCTATGACCGCGTACATCTCTCGGAATACTTCTCCGGGCGCGATGCGGCGTCGTTATCGCTTGTGGACGACGATTTCTTCGCCGTAAATGGTATTGAATTACGTCTTTCGCAGGCGGTGACGGCCATCGATCCGCAAACACACCTGATTAGCGATGCGCAGGGGCATGAACTGCACTGGGACAAACTGGTGCTGGCGACCGGCTCCTGGCCGTTTGTTCCGCCTATCCCTGGCAATGATTTGCCGGGCTGCTTTGTCTATCGCACGCTGGATGACCTGGACGCGATTGCCGCGTGCGCGAAAACGGCGACGCGGGGCGTGGTGATTGGCGGCGGGCTGCTGGGGCTGGAAGCCGCCAATGCGCTGCGCCAGTTAGGGCTGGAAACGCATGTGGTTGAGTTCGCGCCAAATCTGATGGCGGTGCAGCTCGATAACGGCGGCGCGGCGATGCTGCGCGAGAAAATCAGCGAACTCGGCGTGGGCGTACATACCAGTAAGACGACGACCGCGATTGAAGCTACGCAGCAGGGCCTGACCCTGCGTTTTGCCGACGGCGAAACGCTGCTGACCGACATGGTGGTTTTTTCGGCGGGTATTCGCCCGCAGGATACGCTGGCCCGCAGCGCGAACCTGAGCGTGGGAGAGCGCGGGGGCATTATCGTGGATAACCGCTGCCGCACCTCGGACGCGGATATCTTTGCCATTGGCGAATGCGCGCTGTGGGAGAACAAAATCTTCGGCCTGGTCGCGCCCGGTTACCAGATGGCGCGCACCGTGGCGGCGGCGCTTGCCGGTACGGAACTGCCGTTTACTGGCGCGGATATGAGTACCAAACTGAAGCTGCTGGGCGTGGATGTGGCGTCATTCGGCGACGCGCAGGGACGCACGGCGGGTTGCCAAAGCTATCAATGGGTGGATGGCCCGGCGCAGGTGTACAAAAAAATCGTGGTGAGCGCCGACGGCAAAACGCTGCTTGGCGGTGTGCTGGTGGGCGACGCCAGCGATTACCCGACGCTGCTGCAAATGATGCTTAACGCGATTGCGCTCCCGCCGCAACCCGCGTCGCTGATTTTACCGGCTCAGGAAGGCAGTGCGCCGAAAGCACTGGGCGTGGCGGCATTACCGGACAGCGCGCAAATATGTTCCTGTCATAACGTCAGTAAAGGTGATATCTGCCACGCGGTCGTGGCGGGCGCAACGGAGATGGGGGCCATCAAAAGCTGCACTAAAGCGGCAACGGGCTGCGGTGGATGCAGCGCACTGGTGAAGCAGGTGATGGAATTCCAGCTTGCACAGCAGGGTGTCGAGGTTAAAAAAGATGTTTGTGAACACTTTGCATATTCGCGACAGGAGATTTATCACCTGGTACGGGTTAACCGTATTCATACCTTTGAGCAACTGATTACCCGCTACGGTCATGGCGACGGTTGTGAAATCTGTAAACCGCTGGTGGCCTCGGTTCTTGCCTCTTGCTGGAATGACTATTTGCTGAAACCGGCTCATTTGCCGCTACAGGATACCAACGATCGCTACTTCGCGAATATCCAGAAAGACGGCACCTATTCCATTGTGCCGCGTATGGCGGCGGGCGAAGTCACGCCGGATGGCCTTATCGCTATCGGAGAGGTGGCTAAACGTTATCAGCTGTACAGCAAAATTACCGGCGGTCAGCGCATTGATCTTTTCGGCGCACGGCTGGAACAGTTACCCGCCATCTGGCGCGAGCTAATTGATGCCGGATTTGAAACCGGACACGCCTACGGAAAATCTTTACGCACGGTGAAATCGTGCGTGGGCTCAACCTGGTGTCGCTACGGTGTGCAGGACTCCACCGCGCTCGCCGTGATGCTGGAGCACCGTTATAAGGGGCTGCGCGCGCCGCATAAGATCAAAATGGCGGTGTCGGGATGCACCCGGGAATGCGCGGAAGCGCAGGGTAAAGATGTGGGCGTGATTGCGACCGAAAAAGGCTGGAACCTCTATTTGTGCGGCAATGGCGGTATGAAACCCCGTCACGCCGACCTCTTCGCCAGCGACCTGGATGATGCCACGCTGCTGCGCACCATCGACCGTTTTCTGATGTTCTATATTCGCACCGCCGATCGCCTGCAACGCACCAGCACGTGGATGGATAACCTGGAAGGGGGAATCGACTATCTGCGCGAGGTGATTCTTAATGACAGCCTCGGTATTGCCGACGAGCTGGAACGGGAAATGGCGCGCGTCATCGACAGCTATCAGTGTGAATGGCGTACGACGCTGAACGACCCGCAGCGGCTGGCGTTGTTCCGCTCATACGTTAACAGCGAGATGCCGGATGAGGCCGTGCAGCGCCATGATGTGCGTGGGCAGTTGCAGCCGGTGGAGATGCCGGTTATGCCAACGCTTAATGTCAGCACAAAACCGTGGCAGGCGATTTGCGCGCTGACCGCGATCCCCGCTCAGGCCGGAATTGGCGCGCGCCTTGGCGAGATGCAAATCGCGTTGTTCCGCTTTGGCGAAAACGTCTATGCCCTTGATAATCTTGAGCCCGGTAGCCAGGCTAACGTCCTTTCACGCGGCCTGCTGGGGGATGCGGCGGGCGAACCCATTGTTATTTCGCCGCTCTACAAACGGCGTATTCGTCTACGCGATGGCCGACAATGCGATAGCGGCGAAGCCGTGGTGCGCGCCTGGCCAGTGAAAGTGGAAAACGGCACCGTGTGGGTCAGCAATCAGCCGTTACTGCTGCGCGCGGAGGCCTCATGA